A DNA window from Gorilla gorilla gorilla isolate KB3781 chromosome 6, NHGRI_mGorGor1-v2.1_pri, whole genome shotgun sequence contains the following coding sequences:
- the EPHA1 gene encoding ephrin type-A receptor 1 isoform X4: MERRWPLGLGLVLLLCAPLPPGARAKEVTLMDTSKAQGELGWLLDPPKDGWSEQQQILNGTPLYMYQDCPMQGRRDTDHWLRSNWIYRGEEASRVHVELQFTVRDCKSFPGGAGPLGCKETFNLLYMESDQDVGIQLRRPLFQKVTTVAADQSFTIRDLASGSMKLNVERCSLGRLTRRGLYLAFHNPGACVALVSVRVFYQRCPETLNGLAQFPDTLPGPAGLVEVAGTCLPHARASPRPSGAPRMHCSPDGEWLVPVGRCHCEPGYEEGGSGEGCVACPSGSYRMDMDTPHCLTCPQQSTAESEGATICTCESGHYRAPGEGPQVACTGPPSAPRNLSFSASGTQLSLHWEPPADTGGRQDVRYKSLSGLSLRLVKKEPRQLELTWAGSRPRSPGANLSYELHVLNQDEERYQMVLEPRVLLTELQPDTTYIVRVRMLTPLGPGPFSPDHEFRTSPPVSRGLTGGEIVAVIFGLLLGAALLLGILVFRSRRAQRQRQQRQRDRATDVDREDKLWLKPYVDLQAYEDPAQGALDFTRELDPAWLMVDTVIGEGEFGEVYRGTLRLPSQDCKTVAIKTLKDTSPGGQWWNFLREATIMGQFSHPHILHLEGVVTKRKPIMIITEFMENGALDAFLREREDQLVPGQLVAMLQGIASGMNYLSNHNYVHRDLAARNILVNQNLCCKVSDFGLTRLLDDFDGTYETQGGKIPIRWTAPEAIAHRIFTTASDVWSFGIVMWEVLSFGDKPYGEMSNQEVMKSIEDGYRLPPPVDCPAPLYELMKNCWAYDRARRPHFQKLQAHLEQLLANPHSLRTIANFDPRVTLRLPSLSGSDGIPYRTVSEWLESIRMKRYILHFHSAGLDTMECVLELTAEDLTQMGITLPGHQKRILCSIQGFKD, from the exons TGGAGTGAACAGCAACAGATACTGAATGGGACACCCCTGTACATGTACCAGGACTGCCCAATGCAAGGACGCAGAGACACTGACCACTGGCTTCGCTCCAATTGGATCTACCGCGGGGAGGAGGCTTCCCGTGTCCACGTGGAGCTGCAGTTCACCGTGCGGGACTGCAAGAGTTTCCCTGGGGGAGCCGGGCCTCTGGGCTGCAAGGAGACCTTCAACCTTCTGTACATGGAGAGTGACCAGGATGTGGGCATTCAGCTCCGACGGCCCTTGTTCCAGAAG GTAACCACGGTGGCTGCAGACCAGAGCTTCACCATTCGAGACCTTGCGTCTGGCTCCATGAAGCTGAATGTGGAGCGCTGCTCTCTGGGCCGCCTGACCCGCCGTGGCCTCTACCTCGCTTTCCACAACCCAGGAGCCTGTGTGGCCCTGGTGTCTGTCCGGGTCTTCTACCAGCGCTGTCCTGAGACCCTGAATGGCTTGGCCCAATTCCCAGACACTCTGCCTGGCCCCGCTGGGTTGGTGGAAGTGGCGGGGACCTGCTTGCCCCACGCGCGGGCCAGCCCCAGGCCCTCAGGTGCACCCCGCATGCACTGCAGCCCTGATGGcgagtggctggtgcctgtaggaCGGTGCCACTGTGAGCCTGGCTATGAGGAAGGTGGCAGTGGCGAGGGATGTGTTG CCTGCCCTAGCGGCTCCTACCGGATGGACATGGACACACCCCATTGTCTCACGTGCCCCCAGCAGAGCACTGCTGAGTCTGAGGGGGCCACCATCTGTACCTGTGAGAGCGGCCATTACAGAGCTCCCGGGGAGGGCCCCCAGGTGGCATGCACAG GTCCCCCCTCGGCCCCCCGAAACCTGAGCTTCTCTGCCTCAGGGACTCAGCTCTCCCTGCATTGGGAACCCCCAGCAGATACGGGGGGACGCCAGGATGTCAGATACA AGTCACTGTCAGGCCTGTCTCTGAGACTGGTGAAGAAAGAACCGAGGCAACTAGAGCTGACCTGGGCGGGGTCCCGGCCCCGAAGCCCTGGGGCGAACCTGAGCTATGAGCTGCACGTGCTGAACCAG GATGAAGAACGGTACCAGATGGTTCTAGAACCCAGGGTCTTGCTGACAGAGCTGCAGCCTGACACCACATACATCGTCAGAGTCCGAATGCTGACCCCACTGGGTCCTGGCCCTTTCTCCCCTGATCATGAGTTTCGGACCAGCCCACCAG TGTCCAGGGGCCTGACTGGAGGAGAGATCGTAGCCGTCATCTTTGGGCTGCTGCTTGGTGCAGCCTTGCTGCTTGGGATTCTCGTTTTCCGGTCCAG GAGAGCCCAGCGGCAGAGGCAGCAAAGGCAGCGTGACCGCGCCACCGATGTGGATCGAG AGGACAAGCTGTGGCTGAAGCCCTATGTGGACCTCCAGGCATACGAGGACCCGGCACAGGGAGCCTTGGACTTTACCCGGGAGCTCGATCCAGCGTGGCTGATGGTGGACACTGTCATAGGAGAAG GAGAGTTTGGGGAAGTGTATCGAGGGACCCTGAGGCTCCCCAGCCAGGACTGCAAGACTGTGGCCATTAAGACCTTAAAAGACACATCCCCAGGTGGCCAGTGGTGGAACTTCCTTCGAGAGGCAACTATCATGGGCCAGTTTAGCCACCCGCATATTCTGCATCTGGAAGGCGTCGTCACAAAGC gAAAGCCGATCATGATCATCACAGAATTTATGGAGAATGGAGCCCTGGATGCCTTCCtgagg GAGCGGGAGGACCAGCTGGTCCCTGGGCAGCTAGTGGCCATGCTGCAGGGCATAGCATCTGGCATGAACTACCTCAGTAATCACAATTATGTCCACCGGGACCTGGCTGCCAGAAACATCTTGGTGAATCAAAACCTGTGCTGCAAGGTGTCTGACTTTGGCCTGACTCGCCTCCTGGATGACTTTGATGGCACATACGAAACCCAG GGAGGAAAGATCCCTATCCGTTGGACAGCCCCTGAAGCCATTGCCCATCGGATCTTCACCACAGCCAGCGATGTGTGGAGCTTTGGGATTGTGATGTGGGAGGTGCTGAGCTTTGGCGACAAGCCTTATGGGGAGATGAGCAATCAGGAG GTTATGAAGAGCATTGAGGATGGGTACCGGTTGCCCCCTCCTGTGGACTGCCCTGCCCCTCTGTATGAGCTCATGAAGAACTGCTGGGCATATGACCGTGCCCGCCGGCCACACTTCCAGAAGCTTCAGGCACATCTGGAGCAACTGCTTGCCAACCCCCACTCCCTGCGGACCATTGCCAACTTTGACCCCAG GGTGACTCTCCGCCTGCCCAGCCTGAGCGGCTCAGATGGGATCCCGTATCGAACCGTCTCTGAGTGGCTCGAGTCCATACGCATGAAACGCTACATCCTGCATTTCCACTCGGCTGGGCTGGACACCATGGAGTGTGTGCTGGAGCTGACCGCTGA GGACCTGACGCAGATGGGAATCACACTGCCCGGGCACCAGAAGCGCATTCTTTGCAGTATTCAGGGATTCAAGGACTGA